Proteins from one Nicotiana tabacum cultivar K326 chromosome 23, ASM71507v2, whole genome shotgun sequence genomic window:
- the LOC107823604 gene encoding 1-Cys peroxiredoxin-like, whose protein sequence is MPGLTIGDDLPNLEVETTHGKMKLHDYVGDSYTILFSHPGDFTPVCTTELGMMAAYSSKFAERGVKLLGFSCDDVHSHKEWIKDIESYNNGHKVTYPIIADPKRELIKELNMVDPDETDSSGQKVPSRALHIVGPDKKIRLSFLYPASTGRNMDEVLRVIDSLQKASKHKIATPANWKPGEPVVISPSVSNEQAKEMFPQGYDTANLPSRKDYLRFTNALYIYIYIYIY, encoded by the exons ATGCCAGGCCTTACCATTGGAGATGACCTTCCTAATCTGGAAGTAGAAACCACTCATGGAAAGATGAAACTCCATGACTATGTTGGTGATAGCTATACCATTCTCTTTTCTCACCCAG GTGATTTTACGCCAGTTTGTACGACGGAGCTTGGTATGATGGCTGCTTATTCAAGCAAGTTTGCTGAACGAGGAGTGAAGCTTCTTGGATTTTCTTGTGATGATGTTCATTCTCACAAGGAGTGGATCAAGGACATCGAATCTTACAAC AATGGACATAAGGTGACATACCCAATAATTGCTGATCCGAAGAGAGAATTGATTAAGGAACTGAACATGGTGGATCCTGATGAGACAGATTCCTCTGGCCAAAAAGTCCCTTCTCGTGCTCTCCACATTGTTGGCCCTGACAAGAAG ATAAGGCTAAGCTTTTTGTACCCAGCAAGCACAGGAAGAAACATGGACGAAGTGTTGAGGGTTATTGATTCTCTACAGAAAGCTTCAAAGCATAAAATTGCAACCCCAGCAAACTGGAAACCGGGAGAACCGGTAGTGATATCACCCAGTGTCTCCAATGAACAAGCCAAGGAAATGTTTCCACAGGGATATGACACTGCCAATCTTCCTTCTCGCAAAGATTACCTGCGTTTCACTAatgctctatatatatatatatatatatatatatat